From Synoicihabitans lomoniglobus, the proteins below share one genomic window:
- a CDS encoding ParA family protein: MPTTIFTIANQKGGVGKTTTAVNLAAALAERKIHTLLIDLDPQANATSAVGVEKQAGRSLYGPLNGEGSVFEMITPTEYQHLALIPSEEDLAAAEVELAQSENYLARLSEVLRPLKASNGYRAIIIDCPPSMGMLSMNSLAAADQLLIALQSEYMALEGLGQILRNVDRIRDAGLNNDLNLGGVIMTMYDGRTNLAKQVVDEVRAHLPDKIFNTLIPRSVRLSEAPSFGKPIFAYDNASAGAVAYRELGAEVIKRFGLTPGR, encoded by the coding sequence ATGCCCACCACCATCTTCACCATCGCCAATCAAAAAGGCGGCGTCGGCAAAACCACGACCGCCGTCAATCTGGCCGCCGCTCTCGCCGAACGCAAAATCCACACCTTGTTGATCGATCTCGATCCCCAGGCCAACGCGACCAGTGCGGTCGGCGTGGAAAAGCAGGCCGGGCGCAGTCTCTACGGCCCGCTGAATGGCGAAGGCAGCGTGTTTGAAATGATCACGCCCACGGAGTATCAGCATCTCGCCCTGATCCCGAGCGAAGAGGATCTCGCCGCGGCCGAGGTCGAGCTTGCCCAGTCGGAAAACTACCTCGCCCGTCTTTCGGAGGTGCTCCGTCCACTCAAGGCCAGCAACGGCTACCGCGCCATTATCATCGATTGCCCGCCGTCCATGGGCATGCTGTCGATGAACAGTCTCGCCGCGGCCGACCAGCTCCTCATCGCCTTGCAAAGCGAATACATGGCGCTCGAGGGTCTCGGGCAGATTCTGCGCAATGTGGATCGCATCCGCGATGCCGGTCTCAATAACGATCTTAATCTCGGTGGTGTGATCATGACGATGTATGACGGCCGCACCAACCTCGCCAAACAGGTCGTCGACGAAGTGCGCGCCCACTTGCCGGACAAGATCTTCAACACCCTGATCCCCCGCTCCGTGCGCCTCAGCGAGGCTCCCAGCTTCGGCAAACCGATCTTTGCCTACGACAACGCCTCGGCCGGTGCCGTGGCTTACCGCGAGCTCGGAGCCGAGGTGATCAAGCGATTCGGCCTCACCCCGGGTCGCTGA
- a CDS encoding ABC transporter permease: protein MRLLFVKYRHVFNVGLQSNIVYRWNFALRAAFSLLHLVFVFVLWGAAFQGHDTIGGFSLDQTLTYFICLLVLQFFIGAFNEDYQISEEIRNGLINQFLLKPINYFLYRFVIFVSARLVSGLLALLPLVIALPLLGDYLTFPDEPWRIAVGIPAAFMSAMIQFTIAYIFGMLTFWFLEIQSFVILSMAIESLLGGQVFPLDLLPDTLFRISQFLPYYYQMYFPAAIFTGRIDQAVAVQGLAIQAFWVVVLLGVANLLWQRGLKRHTAVGG from the coding sequence ATGCGATTGCTCTTCGTCAAATACCGTCACGTATTCAACGTGGGGCTGCAGAGCAACATCGTCTACCGGTGGAACTTCGCCCTGCGCGCGGCGTTCTCGCTGCTGCACTTGGTGTTCGTCTTCGTCCTGTGGGGCGCGGCGTTTCAAGGCCATGACACGATCGGCGGGTTCAGCCTCGATCAGACGCTTACTTACTTCATCTGCCTGTTGGTGCTCCAGTTCTTCATCGGGGCCTTTAACGAGGACTACCAGATCAGCGAGGAAATCCGCAACGGGCTCATCAACCAGTTCCTACTCAAACCGATCAATTATTTCCTCTACCGGTTTGTCATCTTTGTCTCCGCCCGCCTCGTCTCGGGTTTGCTGGCGCTGCTGCCCCTCGTCATCGCGCTGCCGCTGCTCGGCGATTATCTGACGTTTCCGGACGAGCCCTGGCGGATCGCGGTCGGCATTCCCGCCGCCTTTATGTCGGCGATGATCCAGTTCACCATCGCCTACATTTTCGGCATGCTGACGTTCTGGTTTTTGGAAATCCAATCGTTCGTAATTCTATCAATGGCGATTGAGTCGCTGCTTGGCGGACAGGTCTTTCCACTCGATTTGCTGCCCGATACTCTGTTCCGGATCTCGCAGTTTCTGCCCTACTATTATCAGATGTATTTCCCGGCCGCGATCTTCACCGGCCGCATCGACCAAGCCGTCGCGGTTCAGGGACTTGCCATTCAGGCTTTCTGGGTGGTCGTCTTGCTCGGCGTCGCGAACCTGCTCTGGCAACGCGGTCTCAAACGCCACACCGCCGTCGGCGGCTGA